A genomic window from Candidatus Aegiribacteria sp. includes:
- a CDS encoding cupin domain-containing protein: protein MEIEVRKPDKTEIDKMEVFSWPVWTCETSEFDWCYDARETCFLLEGSVTVTTDSGKVSFGSGDLVIFPEGLSCRWKIHEAVRKHYKFG from the coding sequence TTGGAAATAGAAGTAAGAAAACCGGATAAAACTGAGATTGATAAAATGGAAGTATTTTCATGGCCGGTCTGGACCTGCGAAACTTCTGAATTCGATTGGTGTTATGATGCTCGTGAAACATGCTTTCTACTTGAAGGAAGCGTAACAGTCACTACAGATTCCGGTAAAGTTTCATTTGGTTCCGGGGATCTTGTAATATTCCCTGAGGGATTATCCTGCAGATGGAAGATTCATGAGGCGGTTCGGAAACATTATAAATTCGGCTGA
- a CDS encoding secondary thiamine-phosphate synthase enzyme YjbQ, whose amino-acid sequence MVYGNTITLSTKGFSDIINITDDVESAIESSGITDGLVAVTVIGSTASITTIEYEPALVLDMKEQLEKMVSQTIRSRHSETWGDDNGFSHLRASLMGPGITLPIVNGNILTGTWQQIVLIDHDNRQRSRKVRIQIIGERES is encoded by the coding sequence CTGGTATACGGAAATACAATAACATTATCTACAAAGGGATTTTCAGATATCATAAATATTACAGATGATGTTGAATCAGCGATAGAATCATCCGGAATAACTGATGGTCTGGTTGCGGTTACCGTTATCGGTTCAACTGCCTCAATCACTACGATTGAGTACGAACCGGCTCTTGTTCTGGACATGAAAGAGCAGCTTGAGAAAATGGTTTCTCAGACAATTCGCTCCAGACATTCAGAAACCTGGGGTGATGATAATGGTTTTTCTCATCTGAGAGCTTCTCTTATGGGACCCGGGATTACACTGCCGATTGTTAACGGAAATATTCTTACCGGAACCTGGCAGCAGATTGTGCTTATAGATCATGACAACAGACAGCGCTCGAGAAAAGTCAGAATTCAGATTATCGGTGAGCGGGAATCTTGA